The Papaver somniferum cultivar HN1 chromosome 6, ASM357369v1, whole genome shotgun sequence genome segment TACTCCCACCTCCTTTCATATGCCAATACACTGTATGTTGGCCGGTCGTTTTAAGAAAGCTTTGggtggaagaatgtttcaaaccTGAACTGGATTGCTTGATTTATAAACCGCGTAAAGAAAAAACACAAGGGGTTGTTGATAATGATAGGTAAATGAGATCTGATCACAACTACGTCCATAAACTGGAATTATGTCCGAACAAGAAACTTTTGGTATTAATGATGTGACCTTTTTGCAATCCactaccctagttagcaattcgggattcggcaaacgtacggaacggcaaacatacgagtattatacggttttgtaaaatccagattcggtccaaaattcggtcaatgggacgtgattcgtcagtaattcggaacggcatacgtacatgtataattcgatttataaatgtgagttcggttctgaaaattcggtatctatatataacaaataatttgtatttataaggtcatagaccaatttttatgcatatgtgtgagttatttaaagaaaaaataaacttaatatgatgatattaataatatatacaacattagttatccaagaggacgtcgtatggtggtttagatgcttggttagtgagtttgagatctctcgcaccttcaccttcaaatctcttcagtcgtttttgtttcataaaaattacaacacttttaatattcggtcgtgtatgctcgggaggcagtaaagcccaaaaagtggagtctttgaaaagtaaaagctaaagaatttatggcgaattaagcggacgtatcattcgggatacgtaaaattcgtgaacggttcgcgaataatccgggaatgccacataatacgcgacttgggttcggagttgcaaacgtacgcgaataagacggtaaaattcgtgatacggaaaaattcgcgaatgattcgcgaatcattcgcgaacttactaactaggtccACTACCACAGTTAAGACAGCCACATCAATGGCTCTATTATTTGATCCTTGTGAGGCTAAAACCATTGTGATCTTTTCAATACAGTTGTATCCAAGGAGGAAACTGAATCAATTACCATTAATGTGCTAAACAACATCTACATTCCCTTTCCAATTTCATGGCATAAAGAAAGAATAAAAGACTTGCTAGAGAAAAGTTGAGTTTACACGTTAGTAAAAGAATGAGAATGCATCACTCATCAGAGACCTAATAATcaaccaaatattttttttttttttttttggcataaaGAAAACCCTTTGGCACTTTATACTTTGTTGATTTGATATCGGTAACACTGAGGGGGGATTTCATTTCCACATCAATTTCGAAAAGACATTTTTATCTTGACCTTGACTGTTGACCTAGACGAGTACTTTCTTGCTCCAGGCTTATATATATTTAAGAACCATCACAACATTTCACCCACCCAATCAACTACATTGCAGAACAAAGCATCCGAATTTCATTATCTCCCTATCTCTCTCCAATCCAATCCaactttcatcattttctctctaaAATGGGTGTTTGTGCTTCTTCTGAAACAAGCAGGAAGAGACCAAGTGGAGGAGGAATTATGAGTTCTCAATCAACAGCAAAAGTAATCCATACTGATGGTAGATTACAAGAATTCAAGCAACCAATCAGAGCAGAACATATTCTATCACAAAACCCAAATTGTTTCCTTTGCAGTTCTGAAACTATGTATGTCGACATGATCATTCCGAAAATGGATGAAACGGAAGAGTTACAAATGGGTCAAGTCTACTTTCTCTGGCCCCTCTCTCATTCCAGGCAACCACTTACAATATCAGAATTATGTGCCTTAGCCATTAAAGCAAGCTCTGTACTTCCCAGACCCAAGCTGGTAACAAGATTCCGGCTATTTACGCTAACATTAAATTGGGTTCTCGGGTGAATCGTGGTAATCTAAGGGGGAAGAATTCTTGAGTATCAAAGCAGCGGATAAGTTAAAAGAGAGAACAACAAAATCCGAATGGGTCTGAATGAGAGGACCCAGACATAATCTCTTTTTCTTGGTTTTCACATGCAATGTTATGTAGTCACTGATAATATATAAAATTTAGGTACTGTTCATGCCATGAGTATTTAACCGTTAGTTTGGCTATCACCTTCTAGAAACCAGCCAAAACTCATGAGAGTTGTTGCAACCTTTTGATCTAATTGTACAAGAAAATCATTTTTATATGTAGGACTGCACTTTTTTTCAAGGGGTTATGCATATTCTTCTACAAGATGTCACTCTATTCTAGTTTTCGCTTTAATGATTTTGCTGGTTGAATGCTAAAACTAATACCCAAACATCACACGTTGAACACGAGCAATGTATCTGTATCTGGTCTTACTAGACTGAATCTAGGAAATCGATGCATTACATTTGAATGTAAGGGAAAAGATTATCCACAATGAGACTTTAGACACAAGCATCATGGTAAACAAACAGAAACTTGTACTAGGTGATGAGACAGATACATACCCATTTGTTTATCATCCACACCCATAATTGACGTTTGGCATTGTAACAACTGGTTCAAAGGGTATCTCAACCCTCTCTTTCACGATGCATCGAGGTTTTCCATTTTCCATTACCATGACTTTCCCAGGTGGGCAATGACCTGTAGGTTTTGTCTTCTCATCCTCTGCTGCTGAATTTTGTGAGGAATACAGAACCTTGCGCACTGTGTTCCTTTTCCTGATACTTGGTTCAAAACCAGCAAAGGTTAAAACAGATGCAACACTTACGAGAGTGAGCACTGTCTTTACTGCCATATTGAACATAAGTCTCAAACCTGTTGGTGAGTTTTTAACTGAGGATTGGCTTTGCTTTTTCTCTAACTTATTCGGCTTCTTAGTCTGGTGGATTGGGTTAATGCTGGTAACTCCATTTAGGCCATTTGTACGCGTAGCAGGAACATTTGAAGGATAACCATTACCCAAGCTCAGGGTGTGGGAAATGCGGCTACCGTATGGAGGATGTACAAGATCTGCATTGTGCTCAACTGTTTCACTAGCAAAGGAAGTAATCTCACGTATCACTTCCAAGTCATCTCCTTTGTACTCATTGAGCTTGTTAAGTAAAATTTCACGGCTGTGATCAATCTGAGCTAGAGCTGCTTCCTTCTCATAcctctgttgttgctgcagcgCCTGTGATATTCAAACATAGTACTCATACATTTTaggtgaagaaaaaggaaaagaacatATCAAGATGAAGATAACTCAGAGCCTTCCATACTCAACAGCAATGGGACGTTTTGGTTTTTGCTTAATCAGAAATTTTAGTACTTCAAAACCTTAAagacaaacaaaaaaatttagCTTGAGAAATAACCAAAGCTAACAAGAATAAGCAAAAGCCACAACCAAAAAGAACCTACTTGCAGAATCTATAATAAGGGGTGTCAGGCATTTCAACTTGAACAAGTGAAGGTGGTCCACCCGTATGAAAATGTTTATCACCGGCAGCAAGTAAAGCACCACCCTTTACCTGAATATCTGCCGAAAAATTTATAACCCTATAACAGTGTACTGAACCAACAATGGGACTAAGCCATTACTAGGTGAAAATTATAAGTCATGCCCAAGAATCCCATCCATATCCTGGCTTCATTAAAGTTGAAAAGAACAGTAAGATCTCAAAGGCAGTGAAGATTGTCCTTGACGGAGGTCCATCCAAATTTGTCaccaaaaataacataagaacCGGTTCTGTGGGTGTTGTATACAGTACCACCAAAGGCCTTAAGCTTCTTATCGAAGAACAGATATAACTAACAAATGATGCCTATGAGTTTTCAATTTGACTATGCTCTATACAGAAACATTTGAAATTGAGAGTGTATAGATTAGTGTCTATCTCAACACATTCATCAACAATCTAAAAGCGAAATTGAAGTTCTATTTTAAAGGCATAATCAAAAGAGGGCAATCCAACCACACAATTAACTTCAACAAGATATGAAAGAAAGAGTAATTAActggggaagaagaagaggagagtaAGAACCTGAAACGAAGTAAGTTGTTCCTCAAGTGATTCTAGGGCATCAGTGATGTTGAGAAGGCTCTCTGTTCCAGCAAATCCACCACCACCAAGattatcttctatttcttcttggTTGTTGTTGGTTCGCCTCGTTGTGGCATTATCCACACACTTTCTTATCTTCAACCTAAGTTCAGAAGCTCTACCCAATACAATGCCTATTTCATCTCCCTCCATTAGTTCTTACActtcaatttcaaagaaaattatTGCTTCTCTTTCTCTCAGCCTAGCTAGCTTTCTGGGGTATAGGGATTGGGGATTTCTCAATTCTCACTGCTCCATTGAATAGAAGAAGGGATTGGATGTCTCAAGATGTCTTCAATAACCCGCCAAAACATAGTCAGGTGCTTGGGTAATCTCATCATCAGTAATCACAAAACACTTGGTTCCAAATTTCGGATATCTGACATAAATGGGACCACATATTTGACCCTGAATTGTTTTTACACTCTACTTACACTAACCTCTTGTGCTCTGCTCAGAGGAGGAATGTAGGGAAAGAGAGTTTGCAAAATAGAAGCTAAATTTACTGAATCATAGACACTTCACATTAGATGATATAGCAGCTTAAACTGTGTTTTTTACATATACAACCTGCAGGATGCTGTTCTATCCACCTTATTTACAGAAGAAATGAgactaaaagaaaaggaaaaaagaaaaaattgaagaatcACTTGGTATTTTGTTTAATGTGGAGGATAAATTAGTGCAAATTCAATCATTTCGCTAGCTCCTTTGATATCAAATACCGGAAAGTGAAGTTATGAGAAATCCACTCGATGCTCTTGCGAGGGAACCCTCCTTGTTGTTGATACCTCTTCATGGTTTTCCTTAAATTATCTGGCATACATTTTTGGATCATTTCTAACAAACCCACTGGACATAAACCTAAATCCTTCGTAAACGATTCTACGATCTTTGGCAGAAGGATTTTCTGTACCTTGCTTCGTACACCAAAGGTAGCACGAATGTACTCTTCTTTTGCAGATTCTAGCTCAAGAAACACTTTCTTGGGTGTGTACATACGGACCTGATGAAAATGACAAAAATCTAGTAAAATGACTGCTTACTGTGTAGAAGATAAATGGGTATGTAACAAAAATGACTATGATATGATCATAATAACCTACACCCAGTCTTGCAAACTTGATAGTTCGATTCTACTTATGGTACATGTTAGAAGTAGGGTAGCAGTTGAGATTCATTTGACACAGTATAAAGTATCCCCAAGCTAGAAACAGATAAAGGTGTAAAAACATACTGCGGGATCGGAGTGGCTTCCTGAACACAGTGCAAAGTGTAAAAGAGGTTCTGTCTGGTCAATTACATATGCTTTCCGATCATCTCCAGCTTTAAACTTTGTCCTTGGAGAAAACAATGTCCGAAACCACTACACAGAAAAATAGTAGTTCTGTAAATCACACTGACCAAAAACAAGCCACTAAGTGAATACATAAAACAGAAAATAGCTtcataataaatgatttttacaAGTTCAAAAAGTTCAAGCAATGGGAccaacctgtgaaggacgaggcACCGCACATCCCAGAATAACATTCTGAATCATGTCAGTGCTAATAGTTTCACCCCCAATATTATATGCAGCCTGCATGAGAAAGCGGTGCATGAGAAAAGAATTGGAAACAACATTTTCTTTGCAGAAAGAGATACATGTGACTCTGCTCACCTTGAGGAGTAACGATACTCTTTTCAGACTAGTTTGTGGAATCCCATAGACCAAAAACGTCTGCAGCATGAATATAACCAAAAAACAATTACCATCCACCAGAAAAAAAGGAAGAACAAGGGTTGAATGGTAGGGCATGatggaagaaaataatatttttaaaatgagAAAAGTAGTTACATGCATCACTAGTGCATTATGTATGTTGATCCAGAAAGCAAGCTTCTCCTCGTGCTTCATCTTTCGAAGATCAATATCTTCCAAACGAGTAACAAGTGAcctgaaaaaggaaaaagaaaacagaCATGAGTATTGAACCATGCATGCTCAAGTAAAGTATAATTCACTTGCAACTCAGTATAAGAACTAAATGTGCACCTATAATTTTGAAGCAAGTGATCAATATCACTCATCCTTTGGCTATCCGCATAAATCCAAGGCACTTCAACCATTGTGCTATAAGGACCACTGAATTCTTTTAATCCTTCGATATGGAAAGGGTTATCTAATCGTGAATCGAAAGAAAAGTCTTTCCTGCACCGGGGGCTCCACATATCATACTGATACCGAGGAGAAAATGAGCTTATAGGAGATGAACATGAAATGGGAGAAGAGGAGATGCCGTGATTCATTGTAAGAGGATCTGAAAGCTTGCAATATATAGTGGACATGCACTTAATCATATCTTCAGAGATCCTGTTAGGAGTTTCAGGAATGTGATCAGAAATACGAGTACCAAGGTGTTCTGCCAAAGTGATAATGTTCGACGTTGAAGTCTTAGTctctgcattctgtagataagacatcggaaATAAAAAATTAGGTTGGCTAACTACACAAATTTTAACCAAATACTTGTAGAGTTTTACTATACCTCAAGATAAAGAGGTTGTGAATGGCTTGATTGTAATGATTTGGCATGATTTTCTCTTGGAGGAGAGGTTCTAGTCGAAAAAGCTGAATGTTGCGAAAGTGAAGATTGGCTGCGGTCTATACCAGAATCTAATAGCTTCTCAGTGACTTCGACATGATTTCTCTGTGATTTGGTAACTGAATCTCGAGGTGATCGAAATCGACTAGATTGAACCTCTAGATTTTCTATCTTCGGTGTGAGACCAAGTCTGGAGACCTTAGGTGATTTTAATGTTTCGTCCTTGGTAGATGGAGATAAGATCGAACTTTGTTCATCGAATGCTTTCCGGTACAATGTGAGAAGATACTGTTCCAAATACACGACCTCCAGTTCAAGTACCGCAATCTCTTTTATCAGCTCAGTGGCAGGCTGACCTCTCAATGAAAGTTTAAAAAGTAGGTACAATTAGCTTTGTCAAGAATAAATAACAGCGAACGTAAGTTAAGAAAGAAAGACATATTAAGTGTGAATTTAGATTGCACATGTAAGATGAAAGCTATACAGTACGAAATTACCTTTGAAATTGAGCATTCATCCAAAGTATATTGCGAGGAGGACTTGTATCCCAATGCCTTTTCAAGTGCCTTCCTTTCAACAAATTGGTCTTGCAGCCGTTTCTCAAGCTGTAGAATCTGCATAGTAGTAAAAAATGAGACGATGAAACTATGAAATTGCTGAGAATGGCAAACAACACATACTTCTGACTAGATGAAATACTTTCAACAACACAACAAGTAAATCAACAACTGTGTGAACAATAAAAAAGCTGGAACAGGAAGCAAAGGCTGGTTTTGAGATGCCAACCATCATCTATCCAAAACCTCTATAAAGAAAATAACTGAACTTAATTAAACTTGTAGATCTTATTATTACCTCTTGTTTCAGCGAAATTTGGAGCTTGGTGTTAGGCGTTTCCTTATTCATTGGTTCAGAATTTCCCCTCATATGTCCCATATCCTTCGTAAACGTGAACAAATAAAGCCAAAATTAGCAACACCTAAGAAATGGTCCTTCAGAAGTATCAGTCATAGCTTACTTTGGGACCATTAACAAGGATTAGAACTTGAAATATATgttttcattcaaaaaaaaaaaaaacaattgccaTGTATTCTCTAGTACACCACTAACACAATTACAAGAAAAATCCAGAAACAATAGAACTTGATaccaacagttaaccaaatggaaaTTTCTCAATATAGTTTCTAAACTTAAGGAAATGAAAGTAGGCTCAAACCGAAAAGGAACATCGAGACTTACCAGCTTAAGACGATGAGGTGCTACAAGTAAGATATTCAAGTTATCTTCCTTGACTATCTCATAATGATCACTGTCATTGCCAAAACTAAAAAAACATCAGTATCACAATAAAGTAGACAAACATACCTACTTAAGCAAGAATATAATAACCAATCTCTCTTATTAGACCACCACCTAATTTCATTATTTCTTATGAAGTTGATAGTGCTCTAATTCTAACTCATCTCAAAACCCCATTTCTTCAGTTAAAGTAAAAACACACCACAACCCAGCAAAAATAGCAAAATTGAGGAAACATATTGATTGTTGAATAAGGAAAAGTCTTTCAGGGTTTATCAAAAGATTGAATAAATTTTTTACTGTGGAAAGTCAATAAATGCTATTATTACCTCTTAGAACGATTGTGTACTGAAATCCCTCCCAAGGAAGTAGAAGGTTTCATATTACTGGCTTCTTCAAACTCCATTGTTGAAAAAATCAATCTATGATCATTATCATcaaaatgattaaaaaaaaaagagtgtcaAAATCAAAGACACCAAACAAAACCAACTAAGTATAGATAAATACAGAAAACAATGATATACTGACCAAGAAGGGTCGGTGAAAGACTTGAATGAACCAAACACCAGCAagtttgccgctacgcagagttatacggaatttttttctggttttactttgtaaaatctagaagtttccattcaaaattgaacacACTCGTCTCTTCCCATAAACCaccaacaggcatgaatatcactataagtagcgaagatgttctcccattccaacacatcaaaaacaatctgttttcttcttctctaaaaagcatcatcagaaccttatacagtgtgtTTCTTTGTCGGGTCAAGaaagtacaatccttgaattcgattacggtgttagggattcattgaatcctgaaggcataatgccaaatttattgggaaaggtcgaattattgtctaaaagaatcgaaatAACCTTGAATATACAGTTTCAGAATATTGTCTCTTCTTATTCTTCCAAGTAactcttcatttttctttttctgtaaCTGCTTTTTTCAGGCATTAAACCCAGTTTGAATGAGCTTTAAATGGTGGAAATCAAAGATTGTTGAATGAaaaaatgttgtttttttttttgtttttttggttgagGGAGGaggatctagtatgaagatgaaaacaatgGGTTGAACAAACAAATCTTCTTGACTCAATTCACTACTAGTATTGCTACATACAAGGCTTAGTTTTAGGTTATAGTGGGAGTTGTTTGTTTATCAATTATTATCACTCTCTTCCTCCCTGCCCATGTCActacaaaaaaaaagtacaaaaccTTTCCTGTGTTTCTGCCTGAATTTATAACTATACAATTTACCCACATTAATATAATATATTAATTTCCTTTTATCTTTGTAGGGATtttgtagttttttctttttttatttaatttattctttttgtcCATTTTAAATGCTCATTTGCCAAAATCCATGGACTGTCATTTCCGGTGTTCGTCGAACAACAAAATAGCCTGATGGTGTTAACACAAAATAAATATGAGCAGGTGCTTGTTTGGTCGTAAAGCTAATTTTCAAggtaatttggagaatatatataTGGCAATTGGGAGCAACTGCGCTGCCCAGCTCCTGGTAGATTATAGATTAAGCGGCTACATGCAGTGTTTCTTGTTAAAGTTTAAAATTCCTTGCATTATAGCAAGACTGTGTCTCTTCTCAACCCATCAGATCAGATAGCTGTATGTTTGTGGAACCCTTAAATCCTTGATACCAAGTATCAGTAGCTAATAGTTAAAAAATTATAGTCCTACACACAGTAATAATCTTATACTTTCTCCGGCAGCTTGGGGCACTGCGTTTGAAGGTGTAGACGAGAGCCATTGTCCCACACgtcaacaacaaacacaaatgtGTGCGTATTTTGTGTAAAATCCCAAATTGATGGGTTAGTGTGAGTTTATCCATACAGTCAAGTACTCACTCCTAGGATAAGAATCTGTTTTCTGAAATCCTGGCTTTTGTACTTTGGTTACACTTTAACTCAAACAGTATTAGTGTCGCATAATATCATGTAAGATTTTCCGGTGGAAGACATGCAGAAGAGGAGGTCTTGGTGTCAAATGAATGTATGAGCACTGATAATTGGTTGTTACATTATTTGGTCCCACTGACAATATTTAGGGTCTGTATGAGAATGAAAAACCCACCTCAAAAGGGACGAAAGTTGATTTAAGGGACAAATAATGGAAGGCCTTTTGCATCAAAAcatggtttttgtttttgttgggtttCATTTGTTTTAGGCTGCCTGTTCTTGGCTAATGCTGTTGCTCCAGTCAGTCCAGTCGAGTGTCACactcaccaccacctcccaacTTAACAAGACTTTGTGAGAATTGTCTTCCAGTGTCCAATGGATTAACGTTTGTCTTAGAATCCCCCTTAATAAAATAATGTTAAAAGGTTTCAGCTTTTTTCCAAAACCAGAAACCAATGAAATGAAGAACAAGGACAAATCTTAGTGTGGTAGGATGGGTAAGTCACTTGGTCCCTCATCTTGTCTTCAATGGCGACTACTGCTACAAAAGCTTCTTCCCTTTTCATTTCTTAACTTTTTCTGCAGACAAACATAGAAAAAGAGAATCTGATAGAGTGAAATCTAGTCAAGAATTAGCTTAACCAGCCCTGTTAATATAAAAATTTGTAATTTAGTCTTTGTGAAAATCTGGTATTTCTCACTTTCGAGTAAAAACCAAGTTGAATATGAAATCTGACAGACATGCTTGTGTCGTTGTGTGGTTCAATCCTCCATGCGACTAACCTCCAATTTGAATATCATTAGCTTATTACAAACATATAAGATGCATATAAAAACAACGCCACGGATATCCATGGCTACATAAGATGCAGCCAAACTAAAGAATACAATTTTATTAAGACAAGGAAAGAATCCAAGTCTAGGATTACACATTCTCATGTTGTCTCTGCATTGCTTTTCATTAAGTTGGGATTATCGTTTTATCTTGACACTGATGCAAAACAATTCAATCAAAAATGGAACCCAGATCAAGGCAATGAGTATGGTTACTAATTAGGAATCATGATTGTATAATCATTAATCCCTTGAAAGCTAAGGAAGGATGAAAGTGAAAATGAAGATAAGACAGAAAACAGAAGTGAAGCAGACATTTCCATTAAACATATTAGCTTGGTTTCTCGGACCGATATATGCAAGAGAGCGGTTCGAAACATGTAGCTCTACCACGCCGTATAAAAAAACAAACCCAAAATTTCAAGCAAAAAGATCCAAAACTTTTTGTCCATCTTTTTACAAGGAGATGATAGTAAAATGTCAAAGAGCAGAAGAATGCCTTGATCGTCGTGCTAGGGATATACTGAAAAAACGTCCGTTACTATGGAGTAGAATAAAGGTAGAATCACTGGCGGAAGAATCAGACACAAAACTGCTCAACTTTAAAAGAAAAGGCATTTAGATAAAAGAATGACATCCCCACGCACCCTCGCACAAATTCAATTTTGTCTTGCAGTACTTGGCAGTGTCCGTCTCTCTATTATCAGCCTCAATAGATTCATGTTTCCATTGTCGGTGGTATTTTTTCAAGACAAGAGTAAGTTTATTCCTGTTTATCTAGACAAGTTTCTTCTGTGGAGGTTCATGTGTGGGTTTATATTGTTCTTCTGGTGCTATGGAATATATTGTGGTTTGCCCACCCTACTTATCTATCTCCTGGAACACTTGCAATGAATCGTCAAGTTCAAATTGAGTACTTACAAGCACAGCATATTGCAACCAAGAACCAATTGGCACTCCGCATCTTCTACTGCCGGCTGCTGACTGCTTCTTCACCTCCTTACACTAACTCTGGCTGCTTCCATTACTTGCATCAATCTGTAAGACAGAGTCTTGCATCTTCCAATTTAATCCACTGTCGCACTTTAGCATCGAGAAAAGCATTTGAGGATCTAACAGCACAAAGGAGAAAAGCAAAGGGCCTGTTCTTTGATCGACTCTCTACATGTGATGTCAACGACATTAGATAATTTTGGAGACAATCAATGCAGATGAAAAGAAAGAGAGAACAAAGGGCTATTTTCTTATTCGTATTGTTATGCAGCTTGCCATTCATAATAATAGCTGCAAATTCAGCACTAACTAATAGCTCAGCGTTTCAAAAGCAAAAGTAAACGCAACAACACAAAACCCTTCATTTCAACTATGAGATATAGATTTAGTAAAAATCTAATATGATCAGTATAATATACTATCAAAGAGAAATTACAGTAGTAAGTAAACATCAGTAACATAatattctccataaattcttcAATTCCACTATTATTTACAGTAGTAAACATCTGTGTAAATGTGGGAATAAGAAAAACAGTGTATTTGTAAGGTAAATGCACCTCAAATCTGGCCGTTAAAACCATCAGTAATATAAATTTTAGTTCTTACATAATTACACCATTATAACGAACTTTCACAGACCTTCATATTCTAATGAAGCCAAAAGTAATACTCCTAAAATATATTTACAGGTTGTTTTGCGACTACAAGGCATCTTGGAATGTGACTCCAGCACCAACTATAGAGCTACGGCTCACCTTTTTTTTCTACAAAAAGTAAGCTCGGAATTTCTGCCTTTTGCGTCTTCCAATCTGTGCACGTCTAACAGCATTAACTGCACGTACGCTAATCAGTTCTTTTTCTTCTACTGACTTCAACTTCTCCATGAATTCTTCCCCGATCCAACTTGTGGTTTTCCCAAGTTCTTCAACTGAATCATACTTCCCCTGCAAAATCTCTTGGTACAAATTGTACAACTTTTCCCCCACCTGCTTGAAATTACACACAGAATACATAAGCATCTGAAAAAGAGCTGAAATATACATGTTACAAACTCTAGAAAAGTAGTTTGAGGTACCAAAATCATTATCTCATCCTTTTCGAGACAAAGGGGGTCGGTAAGCACTTACTTTCTAACAAATATTTTTCCAAGAGAATGATAACTTGGCGCTTGGACCCTCGAAAAATAAAGGTTCCTTGAAACATACAAATAAAACTGAAGCGTGCCTATGA includes the following:
- the LOC113289274 gene encoding uncharacterized protein LOC113289274 isoform X3, whose product is MMILQLEKRLQDQFVERKALEKALGYKSSSQYTLDECSISKPATELIKEIAVLELEVVYLEQYLLTLYRKAFDEQSSILSPSTKDETLKSPKVSRLGLTPKIENLEVQSSRFRSPRDSVTKSQRNHVEVTEKLLDSGIDRSQSSLSQHSAFSTRTSPPRENHAKSLQSSHSQPLYLENAETKTSTSNIITLAEHLGTRISDHIPETPNRISEDMIKCMSTIYCKLSDPLTMNHGISSSPISCSSPISSFSPRYQYDMWSPRCRKDFSFDSRLDNPFHIEGLKEFSGPYSTMVEVPWIYADSQRMSDIDHLLQNYRSLVTRLEDIDLRKMKHEEKLAFWINIHNALVMHTFLVYGIPQTSLKRVSLLLKAAYNIGGETISTDMIQNVILGCAVPRPSQWFRTLFSPRTKFKAGDDRKAYVIDQTEPLLHFALCSGSHSDPAVRMYTPKKVFLELESAKEEYIRATFGVRSKVQKILLPKIVESFTKDLGLCPVGLLEMIQKCMPDNLRKTMKRYQQQGGFPRKSIEWISHNFTFRYLISKELAK